The proteins below come from a single Gordonia pseudamarae genomic window:
- the gltB gene encoding glutamate synthase large subunit, producing MLFSALPEKQGLYDPAQEVDSCGVAMVTDIYGRRTHSIVADGLLALENLEHRGAAGAEPNSGDGAGILIQLPDELFRAVTDFDLPAPSATGQNTYAAGVCFLPADPELRRIAVQRVTDLAAAEGITVLGWRDLPVDPRRADVGATALACMPHMAQLFVTVDPSLGHDRLAGIDLDRAIYPFRKQAERVTSEIEDAGTGLYFPSLSSRTIVYKGMLTTMQLPLFYDDLRDKRCTSAIAIVHSRFSTNTFPSWPLAHPFRFVAHNGEINTVRGNRNRMRAREAMLATDLIPGDLSRAFPVCTPEASDSASLDEVLELLHLGGRSIPHAVMLMVPEAWENVTDMDPRRRAFLQFNSSIMEAWDGPACVTFTDGTLVGAVLDRNGLRPGRWWQTRDGRIILASEAGVLDVPVDDVVAKGRLEPGKMFLIDTAHARIIPDEEIKGDLMNAEAYGEWLHAGLLDLATLPQRPVYQPNHDTVVRRQVSFGYTEEDLRVLLTPMASSGYEPLGSMGTDTPVAVLSKRSRLLYDYFVELFAQVTNPPLDAIREEIVTSMARVMGPEQNTLQPSAASCRQILVHGPVLDNVGLAKIVHINDDGEHPGLAATVLHGLYEVDKGGAGLAAALADLRERASAAIAQGYRTLVISDRHTDREHAPIPSLLATAAVHHHLVRTKERTKVALVVESGDAREVHHIALLVGFGAAAVNPYLAMESIEDLISEGELIGVRPAKAVRNYVEALDKGVLKVMSKMGISTISSYTGAQAFEAVGLSSELVREYFTRTVSRIEGVGLDELAEEVRIRHHRAFPENPTEQVYRRLDVGGEYQYRREGELHVFTPETVFLLQHATRTGQAEVFAQYSDEVDRLSRAGGTLRGLFEFDLSEREPIPLDEVEPASEIMKRFNTGAMSYGSISAEAHETIAIAMNRIGARSNSGEGGEDTDRLYDPQRRSAVKQVASGRFGVTSDYLINATDIQIKMAQGAKPGEGGQLPAYKVYPWIAKTRHSTPGVALISPPPHHDIYSIEDLAQLIHDLKNANAQARIHVKLVSAVGVGTVATGVSKAHADVVLISGHDGGTGASPLTSLKHAGTPWEIGLADAQQTLMLNGLRDRITVQCDGALRTGRDVIMAALLGAEEYGFSTAPLVVSGCIMMRVCHLDTCPVGVATQNPTLRARFTGQAEHIVNFFRFIAEDVRKHLARLGYRTLDEAIGQSQRLHTDAALAHWKSQGLDLSPIFRRVPDAGSPRRITGQDHGIDRALDNTIVQLAEGALSDARPVTVELPVRNVNRTVGTLLGSEVTRRYGAKGLPEDTITVNLIGSAGQSLGAFLPPGIIINLAGDANDYVGKGLCGGRIVVAPHQDSWFVAEDQVIAGNTILYGATSGEVYLRGRVGERFSVRNSGACAVVEGVGDHACEYMTGGRVVILGPTGRNLAAGMSGGIAFVYDLDADKVNKALVTLMRPDPDDLLWLYDTIATHTKLTDSSVGASMLADWPRRCLGFTKVMPSDYKRVLDAAQIAEAEGRDVDSAIMEAARG from the coding sequence ATGCTATTTTCTGCGCTCCCCGAGAAACAGGGTCTGTACGACCCGGCTCAGGAAGTCGATTCGTGTGGTGTCGCGATGGTCACCGACATCTACGGCCGCCGCACCCATTCGATCGTCGCCGACGGCCTGTTGGCGCTGGAGAACCTCGAACACCGGGGCGCGGCCGGAGCCGAGCCGAACAGTGGTGACGGCGCGGGCATCCTGATCCAGTTGCCCGACGAATTGTTCCGTGCGGTAACCGATTTCGACTTGCCCGCGCCGAGTGCGACGGGGCAGAACACGTATGCGGCGGGCGTGTGTTTCCTTCCCGCCGACCCGGAGCTGCGGAGGATCGCGGTGCAGCGGGTCACCGATCTGGCCGCCGCGGAGGGCATCACCGTGCTCGGCTGGCGTGACCTGCCGGTGGACCCGCGCCGAGCCGATGTCGGGGCCACCGCGCTGGCGTGCATGCCGCACATGGCGCAGCTGTTCGTCACCGTCGATCCGTCGTTGGGCCATGACCGGCTCGCCGGAATCGACCTGGACCGGGCGATCTATCCGTTCCGCAAGCAGGCCGAGCGGGTTACCTCCGAGATCGAGGACGCCGGAACCGGACTGTATTTCCCGTCGCTGTCGAGCCGGACGATCGTGTACAAGGGCATGCTCACCACGATGCAGTTGCCACTGTTCTACGACGACCTGCGCGACAAGCGGTGCACCAGTGCGATCGCGATCGTGCATTCACGGTTCTCCACCAACACCTTCCCGTCGTGGCCGCTGGCGCATCCGTTCCGGTTCGTCGCGCACAACGGTGAGATCAACACGGTGCGCGGCAACCGCAACCGGATGCGGGCGCGGGAGGCGATGCTGGCCACCGACCTCATTCCCGGCGATTTGTCGCGGGCGTTCCCGGTCTGCACGCCGGAGGCGTCGGATTCGGCGTCCCTGGACGAGGTGCTCGAACTGTTGCACCTCGGTGGCCGGAGCATCCCGCACGCGGTGATGCTGATGGTGCCGGAGGCGTGGGAGAACGTCACCGACATGGATCCCCGGCGCCGGGCGTTCCTGCAGTTCAACTCCTCGATCATGGAGGCCTGGGACGGTCCGGCATGTGTGACCTTCACCGACGGAACGCTGGTGGGGGCGGTGCTCGACCGCAACGGTCTGCGTCCGGGCCGCTGGTGGCAGACCCGTGACGGCCGCATCATCCTGGCGTCCGAGGCCGGTGTGCTCGACGTGCCCGTCGATGACGTGGTGGCCAAGGGCCGGCTTGAGCCGGGAAAGATGTTCCTCATCGACACCGCGCACGCCCGGATAATTCCGGACGAGGAGATCAAGGGCGACCTGATGAACGCGGAGGCGTACGGCGAGTGGTTGCACGCCGGTCTGCTCGACCTCGCGACGCTCCCGCAGCGCCCGGTGTATCAGCCGAACCATGACACGGTGGTGCGCAGGCAGGTGTCGTTCGGCTACACCGAAGAAGATCTGCGGGTGCTGCTCACGCCGATGGCGTCGTCGGGGTACGAGCCGCTCGGGTCGATGGGCACCGACACCCCGGTGGCGGTGCTCAGCAAGCGTTCGCGGCTGTTGTACGACTATTTCGTCGAGCTGTTCGCACAGGTCACCAACCCGCCGCTGGATGCGATCCGGGAGGAGATCGTCACGTCGATGGCGCGGGTGATGGGGCCCGAGCAGAACACGCTGCAACCGTCGGCGGCGTCGTGCCGGCAGATCTTGGTGCACGGCCCGGTCCTGGACAATGTGGGGCTGGCCAAGATCGTGCACATCAACGACGACGGCGAGCATCCCGGGCTGGCCGCCACCGTGCTTCACGGCCTGTACGAGGTGGACAAGGGCGGCGCGGGGCTGGCGGCGGCGCTGGCGGATCTGCGCGAGCGGGCGAGCGCGGCCATCGCGCAGGGCTATCGGACACTGGTGATCTCGGACCGGCACACCGACCGCGAGCATGCGCCCATCCCGTCGCTGCTGGCGACGGCCGCCGTTCACCACCATCTGGTGCGTACCAAGGAACGCACGAAGGTGGCGCTGGTGGTGGAGTCCGGTGACGCCCGCGAGGTTCACCACATCGCGCTGCTGGTGGGGTTCGGTGCGGCCGCGGTCAACCCGTATCTGGCGATGGAGTCGATCGAGGATCTGATCAGCGAGGGTGAGCTGATCGGGGTGCGTCCGGCCAAGGCGGTGCGCAACTATGTCGAGGCGCTCGACAAGGGTGTGTTGAAGGTGATGAGCAAGATGGGTATCTCCACCATCAGCTCGTACACCGGCGCGCAGGCGTTCGAGGCCGTCGGCCTCTCGTCGGAGTTGGTGCGTGAGTACTTCACCCGGACCGTGTCCCGGATCGAGGGCGTGGGCCTGGACGAACTCGCCGAGGAGGTGCGGATCCGCCATCATCGGGCGTTCCCGGAGAACCCGACCGAGCAGGTGTATCGCCGCCTCGACGTGGGCGGGGAGTACCAGTACCGGCGGGAGGGTGAGCTACATGTGTTCACCCCCGAAACGGTCTTCCTGTTGCAGCACGCCACCCGGACCGGGCAGGCGGAGGTCTTTGCGCAGTATTCCGACGAGGTGGACCGGCTTTCGCGTGCCGGTGGCACCCTGCGCGGGCTGTTCGAGTTCGATCTGAGCGAGCGGGAACCGATTCCGCTCGATGAGGTGGAGCCGGCATCGGAGATCATGAAGCGGTTCAACACCGGTGCGATGAGCTATGGATCCATCTCGGCGGAGGCGCACGAGACGATCGCGATCGCGATGAATCGGATCGGGGCGCGCTCCAATTCGGGTGAGGGTGGCGAGGACACCGACAGGCTCTACGATCCGCAGCGGCGCAGCGCGGTCAAGCAGGTCGCCTCGGGCCGGTTCGGGGTGACCAGCGACTATCTGATCAACGCCACCGATATCCAGATCAAGATGGCGCAGGGCGCCAAACCGGGTGAGGGCGGGCAGCTTCCGGCGTACAAGGTGTACCCGTGGATCGCCAAGACCCGGCACTCCACGCCCGGTGTGGCGTTGATCTCGCCGCCGCCGCATCACGACATCTATTCGATCGAGGATCTGGCGCAGCTGATACATGATCTCAAGAACGCCAACGCGCAGGCCAGGATTCACGTGAAGCTGGTCAGCGCGGTGGGTGTGGGTACGGTGGCCACCGGGGTGTCCAAGGCGCACGCCGATGTGGTGCTGATCTCCGGTCACGACGGCGGTACGGGCGCCTCGCCGCTCACCTCGCTCAAACACGCGGGCACACCATGGGAGATCGGTTTGGCCGATGCCCAGCAGACGTTGATGCTCAACGGTTTACGTGACCGGATCACGGTGCAGTGCGATGGTGCGCTGCGTACCGGCCGCGATGTGATCATGGCGGCACTGCTCGGTGCCGAGGAGTACGGATTCTCCACCGCCCCACTGGTGGTCAGCGGCTGCATCATGATGCGGGTCTGCCATCTCGACACCTGCCCGGTGGGGGTGGCCACGCAGAACCCCACGTTGCGGGCCCGGTTCACCGGGCAGGCAGAACACATCGTCAATTTCTTCCGGTTCATCGCCGAGGATGTGCGTAAACATCTGGCGCGGTTGGGGTACCGCACTCTCGACGAGGCGATCGGGCAGTCCCAGCGGCTGCATACGGATGCGGCGTTGGCACATTGGAAGAGCCAGGGGCTGGATTTGTCGCCGATCTTCCGCCGGGTGCCCGACGCCGGTTCGCCGCGCCGGATCACCGGCCAGGATCACGGTATCGACCGGGCGCTCGACAACACCATCGTGCAACTGGCCGAGGGCGCGCTCAGCGATGCCCGGCCGGTGACCGTCGAGCTGCCGGTGCGTAACGTCAACAGGACTGTCGGCACCCTGCTCGGTTCGGAGGTGACGCGGCGTTACGGTGCCAAGGGTCTGCCCGAAGATACGATCACCGTCAACCTCATCGGTTCGGCCGGTCAGTCGCTGGGTGCTTTCCTGCCGCCCGGTATCATCATCAACCTGGCGGGCGATGCCAACGACTACGTCGGCAAGGGCTTATGTGGCGGGCGTATAGTTGTTGCACCGCATCAGGATTCATGGTTCGTGGCCGAGGATCAGGTGATCGCCGGCAATACCATCCTGTACGGGGCCACCTCGGGTGAGGTGTACCTGCGTGGCCGGGTGGGTGAACGGTTCTCCGTGCGCAACTCGGGTGCGTGTGCGGTGGTCGAGGGTGTGGGCGATCATGCCTGCGAGTACATGACCGGCGGGCGGGTGGTGATCCTCGGCCCGACCGGCCGCAATCTGGCGGCGGGCATGTCGGGCGGTATCGCCTTCGTCTACGATCTCGATGCCGACAAGGTCAACAAGGCACTGGTGACGCTGATGCGGCCGGACCCCGACGACCTGCTGTGGCTGTACGACACCATCGCCACCCACACCAAGCTCACCGATTCGTCGGTCGGGGCGTCGATGCTGGCCGACTGGCCGCGCCGGTGCCTAGGTTTCACCAAGGTCATGCCCAGCGACTACAAGCGGGTTCTCGACGCGGCCCAGATCGCCGAGGCCGAGGGGCGTGACGTCGATTCAGCGATCATGGAGGCGGCACGTGGCTGA
- the lgt gene encoding prolipoprotein diacylglyceryl transferase, with amino-acid sequence MTVTPLAYIPSPAQGVWHLGPVPLRAYALFIVLGIVIAVWWGGRRWVARGGREGDILDIAIWAVPFGLIGGRLYHVITDWKTYFGDTPGDGKSAVDALRVWEGGLGIWGAVALGAVGAWIGARQYGIKLPAFGDAIAPPILLAQAIGRLGNYFNQELYGRETDVPWGLKIYERVDEFGNRDAMNGVSTGVVEKIVHPTFLYELLWNLLVVVILVIIDRYARIGHGRLFALYVALYCVGRLGVELMRSDPATEIAGIRINVFTACIIFAIAAAYFVIAPKGREQGLSMYREAKAAELEELGHVGYVDEFEYYDNEDEADREDHGKDDDEGGAREPSQSGVDPHDALTEAIARHTGNTGATPVITDAPEDDADPETEAAATDATPDPEEEPDPEEEPDDTDPAEPDAEPDDTDPAEPDAEPDDTEPGSEDKAPPSAG; translated from the coding sequence GTGACAGTCACACCCCTGGCCTACATTCCCAGCCCCGCGCAGGGCGTATGGCATCTCGGCCCCGTACCGCTGCGTGCCTATGCCCTGTTCATCGTTCTCGGCATCGTGATCGCGGTGTGGTGGGGTGGCCGCCGCTGGGTGGCCCGCGGTGGCCGTGAGGGTGACATTCTCGACATCGCTATCTGGGCGGTGCCGTTCGGACTGATCGGTGGTCGGCTCTACCACGTCATCACCGATTGGAAAACGTACTTCGGTGACACCCCGGGCGACGGCAAGAGCGCCGTCGACGCCCTGCGTGTGTGGGAGGGTGGGCTCGGCATCTGGGGCGCGGTGGCCCTGGGGGCGGTCGGTGCCTGGATCGGCGCCCGCCAGTACGGCATCAAACTGCCTGCCTTCGGCGACGCGATCGCCCCGCCGATCCTGCTGGCGCAGGCCATCGGCCGTCTCGGCAACTACTTCAACCAGGAACTGTACGGCCGCGAAACGGACGTGCCGTGGGGCCTGAAGATCTACGAACGCGTCGACGAGTTCGGCAACCGCGACGCCATGAACGGGGTGTCCACCGGCGTCGTCGAGAAGATCGTACATCCCACGTTCCTGTACGAACTGCTGTGGAACCTGCTGGTGGTGGTGATCCTGGTGATCATCGACCGCTATGCCCGCATCGGGCACGGCAGGCTCTTCGCCCTGTACGTCGCCCTGTATTGCGTCGGCCGGCTCGGGGTGGAACTGATGCGTTCGGATCCGGCGACCGAGATCGCCGGGATCCGCATCAACGTGTTCACCGCCTGCATTATCTTCGCGATCGCCGCCGCGTACTTCGTGATCGCCCCGAAGGGGCGTGAACAGGGCCTGAGCATGTACCGCGAGGCCAAGGCGGCCGAGCTTGAGGAACTGGGCCACGTCGGCTATGTCGACGAGTTCGAGTACTACGACAACGAAGACGAGGCCGACCGCGAAGACCACGGTAAGGACGACGACGAGGGTGGCGCGCGGGAACCGTCGCAGTCCGGCGTCGACCCGCACGATGCCCTCACCGAGGCCATCGCCCGCCACACCGGCAACACCGGTGCGACCCCGGTGATCACCGACGCACCCGAGGACGACGCCGACCCGGAGACGGAGGCCGCCGCCACGGACGCGACACCGGACCCCGAAGAGGAACCGGACCCCGAAGAAGAACCGGACGACACCGACCCGGCGGAACCCGATGCGGAACCGGACGACACCGACCCGGCGGAACCCGATGCGGAACCGGACGACACCGAGCCCGGATCCGAGGATAAAGCGCCCCCATCCGCAGGCTGA
- the trpA gene encoding tryptophan synthase subunit alpha, which produces MSTEPGTFAPAPASTLASVFARCKAEGRSALIGYLPVGYPTVEGSLESFRTMVEAGCDIIEVGVPYSDPVMDGPTIQEAAELALTNGVRVRDVFTAVKAITDAGGAAVVMSYWNPVLKYGVDRFAHDLAEAGGAGLITPNLIPEEGAAWHEASDKYGLDRIYLVAPSSTTERIALTVDASRGFVYAASTMGVTGARDNVSNAAPELCARVRDYSEIPIGVGLGVRNREQAAEIAAYSDGVIVGSALVTAAHAGQDRLRELVADLAEGVRGHHSV; this is translated from the coding sequence ATGAGCACCGAACCAGGCACCTTCGCGCCGGCCCCCGCGTCCACACTCGCGTCGGTGTTCGCCCGCTGCAAGGCCGAGGGCCGCAGCGCCCTCATCGGATACCTGCCCGTCGGCTACCCGACGGTTGAGGGATCCCTCGAATCGTTCCGGACAATGGTCGAGGCCGGATGCGACATCATCGAGGTCGGTGTCCCGTACTCGGACCCGGTGATGGACGGGCCCACCATCCAGGAGGCCGCCGAACTCGCCCTCACCAACGGCGTGCGGGTCCGCGACGTGTTCACCGCCGTCAAGGCCATCACCGACGCCGGTGGTGCCGCCGTGGTCATGAGCTACTGGAACCCCGTCCTCAAATACGGGGTGGACCGGTTCGCCCACGACCTCGCCGAGGCCGGCGGCGCGGGTCTGATCACGCCCAACCTCATCCCCGAGGAAGGCGCGGCATGGCACGAGGCCTCCGACAAATACGGCCTCGACCGCATCTACCTGGTCGCGCCGTCGTCGACGACCGAACGGATCGCGCTCACCGTCGACGCCTCCCGAGGCTTCGTGTACGCGGCCTCGACGATGGGCGTGACCGGAGCACGCGACAACGTCTCCAACGCCGCCCCCGAACTGTGTGCGCGGGTGCGCGACTATTCGGAGATCCCGATCGGGGTCGGTCTCGGTGTCCGCAACCGTGAGCAGGCAGCGGAAATCGCCGCCTACTCCGACGGCGTGATCGTCGGATCGGCACTGGTGACCGCCGCTCACGCGGGCCAGGACCGGCTACGTGAACTCGTCGCCGACCTCGCCGAAGGGGTACGCGGCCACCACAGTGTCTAA
- the trpB gene encoding tryptophan synthase subunit beta, translating to MTGNDETADFPTASTGLTTRTSIEPDAGGHFGVYGGRHVPEALMAVIDEVTATYDKVRSDDTFLAELDRLQRHYTGRPSPLYEATRLAEHAGGARIFLKREDLNHTGSHKINNVLGQVLLAHRMGKTRVIAETGAGQHGVATATACALLGIGCVIYMGRVDTDRQALNVARMRLLGAEVIAVDNGSATLKDAINEALRDWVTNAHNTYYCFGTAAGPHPFPAMVRDLQRIVGLEARVQILEQAGRLPDAVVACVGGGSNAIGIFHPFIDDAAVRLVGYEAAGDGVETGRHAATFTGGSPGAFQGAYSYLLQDDDGQTIESHSSSAGLDYPGVGPEHAYLKDIGRTEYRPITDTEAMDALALLSRREGIIPAIESAHAVAGALQLGQELGEGTIIVVSLSGRGDKDVDTAGRWFNLFEPPPSENDAHAVSNARKQS from the coding sequence ATGACCGGTAACGATGAGACGGCCGATTTTCCCACCGCCAGCACGGGATTGACCACACGAACCAGCATCGAGCCCGACGCCGGCGGTCATTTCGGCGTGTACGGCGGCCGGCACGTGCCCGAGGCGCTGATGGCCGTGATCGACGAGGTCACCGCCACCTACGACAAGGTGCGCTCGGACGACACCTTCCTCGCCGAACTCGACCGGCTGCAACGGCACTACACCGGACGGCCCTCACCCCTGTACGAGGCGACCCGGCTCGCCGAACACGCCGGCGGTGCCCGGATCTTCCTCAAACGAGAAGACCTCAACCACACCGGATCCCACAAGATCAACAACGTGCTGGGTCAGGTGCTGCTCGCGCACCGCATGGGCAAGACCCGGGTCATCGCCGAGACCGGCGCCGGTCAGCACGGCGTCGCCACCGCCACCGCCTGCGCGCTGCTGGGCATCGGATGCGTCATCTACATGGGCCGCGTCGACACCGACCGGCAGGCCCTGAACGTGGCCCGGATGCGGCTGCTCGGCGCTGAGGTGATCGCCGTCGACAACGGCTCGGCCACCCTCAAGGACGCCATCAACGAGGCGCTGCGAGACTGGGTCACCAACGCCCACAACACCTACTACTGCTTCGGCACCGCCGCCGGCCCCCACCCGTTCCCGGCAATGGTGCGCGACCTGCAGCGCATCGTCGGCCTCGAAGCGCGGGTGCAGATCCTCGAACAGGCGGGCAGGCTGCCCGACGCCGTCGTCGCCTGCGTCGGCGGCGGATCCAACGCGATAGGCATCTTCCACCCGTTCATCGACGATGCCGCGGTACGCCTGGTCGGCTACGAGGCAGCCGGTGACGGTGTGGAGACCGGGCGGCACGCGGCCACCTTCACCGGCGGCTCACCCGGCGCGTTCCAGGGCGCCTACTCGTACCTGCTGCAGGACGACGACGGGCAGACCATCGAATCGCACTCCAGCTCCGCGGGCCTGGACTACCCCGGGGTAGGCCCCGAACACGCCTACCTCAAGGACATCGGCCGCACCGAGTACCGGCCCATCACCGACACCGAGGCGATGGACGCGCTCGCGCTGCTGTCCCGCCGCGAAGGCATCATTCCGGCGATCGAATCCGCGCACGCGGTCGCCGGCGCGCTGCAACTGGGCCAGGAACTCGGCGAAGGCACCATCATCGTGGTCAGCCTGTCCGGCCGCGGCGACAAGGACGTCGACACCGCGGGCCGATGGTTCAACCTGTTTGAGCCGCCGCCGTCGGAGAACGACGCACACGCCGTCAGCAACGCAAGAAAGCAGTCATGA
- the trpC gene encoding indole-3-glycerol phosphate synthase TrpC — MSTPTVLDSIIEGVKADVAAREAVIDFAAIKAASEKAAPPKDAAAALRLPGIGVIAEVKRASPSKGELASIGDPAQLAKAYEDGGARIISVLTEQRRFRGSLADLDAVRAAVSIPVLRKDFIVGPYQIHEARAHGADVILLIVAALEQNVLASLLDRTESLGMTALVEVHTEEEADRALQAGASVVGVNARNLKTLEVDRDCFGRIAPGLPTEVIRIAESGVRGTADLLAYAGAGADAVLVGEGLVTSGDPRAAVSELVTAGTHPSCPKPVR; from the coding sequence GTGAGCACGCCGACCGTCCTCGACTCGATTATCGAGGGAGTCAAGGCTGACGTCGCCGCCCGCGAAGCCGTGATCGACTTCGCGGCGATCAAGGCGGCCTCGGAGAAAGCCGCACCACCCAAGGACGCCGCTGCGGCGCTGCGGCTACCCGGCATCGGGGTGATCGCCGAGGTCAAACGCGCCTCACCGTCGAAGGGGGAGTTGGCCTCCATCGGCGACCCCGCTCAGCTGGCCAAGGCCTACGAGGACGGCGGTGCCCGCATCATCAGCGTCCTGACCGAGCAGCGGCGGTTCCGTGGCTCGCTGGCCGACCTGGACGCGGTCCGCGCCGCGGTGTCCATCCCCGTCCTGCGCAAGGACTTCATCGTCGGCCCGTACCAGATCCACGAGGCCCGCGCGCACGGCGCCGATGTGATCCTGCTGATCGTGGCCGCACTGGAGCAGAATGTGCTCGCCTCGCTGCTCGACCGCACCGAAAGCCTCGGCATGACCGCCCTGGTGGAGGTGCACACCGAGGAAGAGGCCGACCGGGCTCTGCAGGCAGGGGCGTCGGTCGTCGGCGTCAACGCACGCAACCTCAAGACCCTGGAGGTCGACAGGGACTGCTTCGGCCGGATCGCGCCGGGACTGCCCACCGAGGTGATCCGGATCGCCGAGTCGGGTGTGCGCGGTACCGCCGACCTGCTGGCGTACGCCGGGGCGGGCGCCGATGCCGTGCTGGTCGGCGAGGGCCTGGTCACCAGTGGTGATCCGCGGGCCGCGGTCAGTGAACTGGTGACCGCCGGAACGCACCCGTCGTGCCCCAAACCGGTTCGCTGA
- a CDS encoding TIGR02234 family membrane protein, which produces MSAGDTDPSAADPTADPDPTADPDPTADPDTTADTSPATAGGTTDPGPAPDAQRRTRRTKMIAALLLAVAAAVFWAAAQLHWCRVEAEPFDGLTDQRAFEVKGSAWSPWLTPLALVLLAAIAAALSVRGWGLRLIAILVAAGGVVAAVPVISLLTDGADAGYAGDVADMPDRYQVLFVDVNEWAVSTVLVGAAVCVAAGVFLLRAARGGVAPASKYRTPAARRDDAEREIFRQYEERKAAQNRTPADRDPDGPEPAEPTPGGASERMLWDALDTGLDPTELDVGGDPRPDSGGR; this is translated from the coding sequence GTGAGTGCCGGCGACACCGATCCGTCCGCGGCGGACCCCACCGCAGACCCGGACCCCACTGCAGACCCGGACCCCACTGCGGACCCGGACACCACTGCGGACACGTCTCCCGCCACGGCGGGGGGCACGACCGATCCCGGACCCGCCCCCGACGCCCAGCGCCGGACCCGCCGGACCAAGATGATCGCGGCCTTGTTGCTCGCCGTCGCCGCCGCCGTGTTCTGGGCCGCCGCGCAGCTGCACTGGTGCCGGGTGGAGGCCGAACCGTTCGACGGGTTGACCGACCAGCGCGCGTTCGAGGTGAAGGGTTCGGCGTGGAGTCCGTGGCTGACACCGCTCGCCCTCGTGTTGCTGGCGGCGATCGCCGCGGCCCTGTCGGTAAGGGGCTGGGGCCTGCGGCTGATCGCGATCCTGGTGGCTGCGGGCGGAGTGGTGGCGGCCGTCCCGGTGATCTCGTTGCTCACCGACGGTGCCGACGCCGGCTATGCCGGTGACGTGGCCGACATGCCCGATCGCTATCAGGTGTTGTTCGTCGACGTCAACGAGTGGGCGGTGTCGACCGTGCTGGTCGGTGCCGCCGTATGCGTGGCGGCGGGTGTGTTCCTGCTGCGAGCGGCCCGCGGCGGCGTTGCGCCGGCGTCGAAGTACCGGACCCCGGCGGCCCGCCGCGACGACGCCGAACGGGAGATCTTCCGTCAGTACGAGGAACGTAAGGCGGCACAGAACCGGACTCCCGCTGACCGGGACCCCGACGGGCCGGAGCCCGCCGAACCCACGCCCGGCGGTGCCAGCGAGCGGATGCTGTGGGACGCCCTCGACACCGGTCTGGATCCGACGGAGCTGGACGTCGGTGGCGATCCGCGCCCGGACTCGGGCGGCCGTTAG